The following are from one region of the Alicyclobacillus fastidiosus genome:
- a CDS encoding DUF2642 domain-containing protein gives MALSRLPDNTASGPVQEGVGNVNINAAGIGNIGGGSLLDAIEGLFPVRPEGPANLRQALLRLLNQNVVITTQFESITGTLIRVERDYVVIVETTSNVVLIPIRKIESVTAA, from the coding sequence ATGGCACTGTCAAGACTACCTGACAACACGGCTAGTGGCCCGGTGCAAGAGGGTGTTGGAAATGTCAACATCAATGCTGCAGGGATCGGAAACATTGGAGGTGGCAGCCTTCTTGATGCCATAGAAGGGCTATTTCCTGTGCGCCCAGAAGGACCAGCCAATCTTCGGCAGGCTCTCTTGCGTCTGTTAAATCAGAATGTAGTGATCACGACTCAGTTTGAATCCATTACTGGGACCCTTATCAGGGTGGAGCGGGATTATGTTGTGATTGTTGAAACAACCTCAAATGTTGTTCTGATTCCCATTAGAAAGATTGAGTCTGTGACTGCGGCCTAA